In Miscanthus floridulus cultivar M001 chromosome 8, ASM1932011v1, whole genome shotgun sequence, the sequence GCTGTCCAATGAAAACATGCATCTAGTCTATAAAGCCgatgcactagtagagaaacgagttGTACttccggttctcaacccccttcagtcccggttttggaaccgggagcacgaatccgggactaaagggcccctcctttagtccggatgaaaccgggagcacgaatccgggactaaagggcccctcctttagtcccgatttttcatccgggactaaagatccacctttagtcccggttggtaatatcaaCCGGGGTTAaagtgggccggccctttagtccctaccaaccgggactaaatgttttctttttttttcttttcttttgtttctattttttttcttttttttctattttcaattgatgattcgttcgcattctacgctgctagcgGGACTTTTAATTTTCGTTCACATTCTATGCTTTGTttttattttcaattgatgattcgttttggctttcgaatacgcattctacgctgctagaatatacgtattctacacgtttataatgtacGAAGGACTTTTAGTCAAGGATGCAGTGGTACGATCTTATAGAACAGATCATGTTCAAGTAAGATCGTGGTGCATGGCTCCagagctgagcttttaagttagctttcaTCTTTCGgagcaagcgaggtggtgctaataggtgggactggcCAGCAATATTGCGTACTGGGCCGCACCATTCTGGTATATGCTCTCTCTTATGTGTGGGCTTCAGGTCGAGCCAGCCCATCGAGGCTCCTataaacgcccgggactaaaagacctttagtcccggctggtattacgagctgagactaaaggtatacctttagtcccggctcgtaataccagccgggactaattgCTACTTCCTAGTACAAACTATAACCGGGACTTAAGCACGGCAACAAACTGTAACCGGCTCATAATACCAAGCACACAAGTACGTCTCGATCCAGTAGCACTTCCTAGTACAGTGTCACCACtcataaccgggactaaagcatgCGTCATCACTCTTCGTTTCTTATTGCTACTTTCTAGTACAAACTGTCAGTGTCAGTGTCAGTGTCAGCACGGCAACAAATGCAAGTATAAATGCAAGCAAATGCAAgtataaaccgggactaaagcacgGCAACAAATGCAAGCAGGGGACAGCACCCTATCAGTGTCAGCTCAAAAGACTGCCTGTTACAGTttcaagctttagtcccggttggagaaaccaactgggactaaaggtccctttctagtcccggacggagcctctagccgagagtagacttttattcccggttggagggaccaaccgggagtaaaagttaacatttagtcccggttggtagcttcaaccaggactaaaggtcccctgcagcaaaagtctgccgcagtagtcattgggcagggacctttagtcccagttggatctACAAATCatgactaaaggtctctctagttccgaacgcgaaaaataccggaactaaagccaaatttcaaggCGGGATCAAATGTCGTTTCTCTACGTGATGGAGAATGCATGCACGTAACACACAGTTGATAGGAATTGAATTATCATTATATATAATTGATAAGGTTGCACACTGGCTTACTGTAGCTTTGATTTTCTTTTCCTGGGCATTATTATGCATTAACTATTTTTTTTTCCTTAAAACAACTTTATGTACGAACTTATGAAGCATGGGAGTTAATGTGAAGAAACTTAACTACTCCCTCTGTACGAACTTATGAAGCATGGGCTTTTCTAAATCTTGACTAGCCATTGCTTGGTGAACCCAAAATACACTGCTGCAAACAGCTTACTCCAAGTAGTAGCAATACCCCCTATTACACAAGGAATCTTCGGAGGAACAATTTTTGTGTGCTAAATTCCAGATGCCGTATTTATCCACCATGCCACCTACTCTCTTCCAACCACTGCGATGCAATGCAATGCCATGCATGTTACATGTATGAATGAAAGCCCATAACTCTTATTACGAGTAGTTATGGCACTTCACCACCTGATAATATGGTATATGCATCAATATAATGCATGCATATCAAAATAGTTTCGACAGGATTACCTGAAGTCTGTTAGAACACAGAGTTCTGCTGGAAAGATGAAATTTGGCCCGAGAGCAGTAAGGAGTGCTTGCTAGACGGATGTGCAAGTaaaaaatgaaaaatgaaaaattgAATCCTATGTCCTGCTAGTAGATGAGTGACCATCCACTGCATGGCAATAACTGGTGTATAGTATGCAGCAGCTAGCAGCATCCGATCCATTTACTGGGTGTTTGCCGTGTGGCGGCATGCGTCCTTGAGCATATTTTGGATTATTTCGGATGgttgaatagtattctgtgagagaaaacaagctgaaacaagtgAGAAGCAGTACAGCCGAACGCCCTAATATATGCTCACGGGCTGCTGCTGTAACTATTTTGCCCCGTTTTGTGCTAGCAAGCATACGCGGCGTACGTGGCCCTTCATAACTTTTCCATTCAAAAAAGATGTTGGGCCGGCCTGGACTGGACCATCATCCCTTGTGTACGCTGTCTGCTGGTGAACTATTGATTGTTGCCATTTTGCCAATGCTGTTGGATAATAACTTTGTATTGCATTGCATTTACTTGGTTATCACTTAACTAATGAAGATGTTCTTGGAGATAGTACTAGTGCTTGGGAAGCCTGCTTtcaggaacaaaaaaaaaagaacgtTGGAAGCACTAGAagtagaagaagaaggagaaaaaagagAAACAGAGAGCGATATGCAGCTTTCCAAGGGAACCAAGTGTCAAATATCACACTAACCTGCACGGGGAAATTTTGCACAAAAGATATTTTCATCTGGTCGACAACCGACAGTTCCCCAAGCAAGCAGTGAAGAAGACACGCGAGCAGTAAATGAAACTATAGGGACCCAGTGAACACAAACAGAGAACAATTGAAGGCCGAGAAATGGATCAGTCAGAAGCTGCAGAGAAAATGGGCCACGAAGCAGCGGGGCCCTGGCAGCAGCACCGAAACAAGCCCACGAGAACCCATACGGTAGTTTACTACACACACGGACAGAAACACAAGCTGACTGTCAACTCGTCGCCTGTTCACCACTAACCACCCCCATCAATCAGAGTTCAGATGCTCGACACGCGTACTGACGATGACCAGAGGATGCAGCTGAGAAGTGCACGCAGGTGTACTGACGATGCAGCTAAGAATGCACGCAGATGTACTGACGATGCAGCGAAGAATGCACGCAGATGCAACACGCAGATGAAGAGTAGTACGTAGCACCAGGCATTGTTACGGAAAAAAAAACATTGGAACTGATCGAACAGTGCACAGCGTCAAGCCATTTATGAAGGTTGGTGCATACATACATGAATAaaaaaccacacacacacaaggGCTCAATAACAGTCACGCTAACGACAGACTCCAACAGATTTGGACAGCATTCATGATCCATCTTGGGACGAACAATGAACAGTCGTAATATTGTCCACGTAGTCTGATAATATCAACCTTATCAATCGCCAAGCAGTAAACCCCAGGACCAGGAAGGCCCATATACATAATAGTACCATCCTGTTTATCAGGAATGACAAAAAGTTAGTAAGAGATACACATGCTGTGGTCACTCTCGGTTTGGAAGACTGCAGCTTATATATTCACAGTAATAATGTTACAAGTAAACAACTGAGGTCACTATTTTACACAAGGTGTACAAACATGTCCGCACCTGCAAGATGCTAAGGAACAACTCTACAAAAAAACAAAATTCGCAAGTGCGATATTGCACCGATCAAACCGAGCTTCAATGCGCTTGTGCATGATAGCGACCCGTGACGGCCAAGATCCAAAACAACTGGCGACTTGCAGCTTCGTTGGATTTCATGGGATTTAGCAGAATTTAAGGATCCCACTGCCTGATGTGTTGTCCATCCTGAGGGGGTAGACGACCAATATCTTGCTGCTTGTTAATGGAGGGTGGAGACCACAGAGGGGCTGTTCACTGTTCATCATTCACGCGATGCTTCTAGCTAGTTGCTCAAATCTCTGGGTAATAGCTTGCTGGTTTCTGCCCGTATATATGCCAAGCAAGGACTGCAGGGCAGAGGAGAGCATAACTTTCTGAGTCACGTTTGGCCTGAAACCATCCTCATCATTTATGGCCTCCGTTGGCCAGGGCCGGTGCTCATTATTATTGAATGATGTGCATAATGATTTCAGCCAGTCTTCTAGAAACAACGCTTTCTGCTCAGGTCAGGTGGCAGATGAGTTAGCTTGGGTAATAGGCCAATAGATCCATCAGACTACTAGACAACAGTTGCAGCAGTCAATATTACAGATTTAGACCATACAAGAATCTGCAGTAAACAGCAAATCTACATGGAGCAGGAAGCACCTTACATTTTTACCTGAATGACAATTGCCACTAAGAATATTGTTCCAGACAAAgacttataaataaaataaaacacaCACTAATATACATGGTATAAAGGAGAAATCGTTACCTTTGTAAGAAAATCTTTCAGGCTTGGATCATCATTTGGTGACACAAAACTAAGCAAATGAAGAGCAGTAAACGCAAGCTGTAAAAAAGAATAGAGCAAGAGCTTCAACAATGCTGCCGAATAGGGATGCTTGGGTGCAAAGTAAGTCACTATATGAGCATCAATGACACTAACCTGCTTCTCAAGGTTGTCTTTCTGTTTGAAATTTGGAGGTAATGATGAATTGTTTGAATTCAATGACTCGAGAGCATGCACAAGGCCTCGAACAACATCTGGAAATGAGCTACCGTAATCTGTAAAGAAGAGAGAGGATAAGCTCCAGCAGCTTGATGGATGTAGTGGTGGGATGTGCACAGTCAGGAATCAGGAAACTGCTATTACTAATGTCCAATGAAGACGATTTGAGTTTTGGAATGTTAATGATCGAGGCACAAGTTTTACAGTACATATACGTGGGTAGATACAGAATCTCAAAATTGTGGGAACAACGCTTCAAGTCCAGGAATGTCATGGTATTTCCAAAATGTGGAAAGCCAATACATTAAAAGGTGGAGAATAGAAGTAAGGGGACTAACCAAGCCTTGACACTGGCACTGCTAGAGCAACAGCTGCATGCATCTTTATCTTATAATTGTTTGAGTCACGGATTAGAAGTAGAAGTATGCTATAAACACTTGATGACCTGTTAAACAGAATACGGTCAGAATCATCAAATATTAATAAGTTCAAGCATATACCAAGATATTACCATGATTGACAGGTTTTGCAAATAAGACAAACATGAACAGGTAAGAAACTATGTGAAATCTAAATGCCTATGAAGTGATAGTCATAAGTATGAATCACAGGTAGTCAATCAAAAGATTCTGCTGCGTGGTATCAGTTACACCCAGTGTGTTCTGCTGTGACTTGCGCTCGTGCCATAGGCAACTAGGGACCCACTAGTGCTATAGGCCATAATATGGAAAATGAGAATTGAGAAAGCAACCCCGAGGGAGACTTGATAGCATTTAATCTGAAGCACAAAACCTCAAATGCTATTGCCACATTGAGAGTTCCAGTTGAAAAAGGTGGCCGCATGGCTTGCTCCTGCGTGGCAAATTTGGGTGCAAACCAAAAAACCCTAGTCGTCTGAAGCAATTGGATGAACAAGGATTTACTGTGTGCACAAATACGTACCAAGGCATGTCTTGAAGTCTCAAGGTATCATTCATGAACAAGTTGCTAAGGGCATGGCAAACATTCCATTGGACCTATACAAAAGACATGTCAAAGTGCAGCCCGTTATTCACCTCAAGAATCTTAACATTCTACAATGAATTCTACCATCCCATAAATTAGATAAAGATATATACTTTTTTTTTGCTAAATGTGTAACAACCTATATTTTTCACTTCTTTATGGCAAAATAATACATGTGATAAAGGGGAGAAATCATACACTTCCTATTTATTGAGGTATTTCCTCCTAAGGATGATAACAAGGAGGCAAAGTTGCATATTCTTTTCTCTAGACTTAAAACACAAGAAAATGACTCAGAAATTAGGCTAGTGCTTAAACTGTTAAGTAAAACTATTTCTTGTAGTACCTTTACATTCCCAGTTGTCACACAAGACACCAAAGCCTGCACCATTCTTTCGAGCCACACCGGATCTCCACAAAAAACTGAATCACTGTTACTAAAATCTTAAAATTGTGAGTTGGGAGTAACAAGCAATAAGAATAGTGATTGATCCATACAGAATGTTCTGCTACCTTGGGTCATTTATTGTGCCAGCCTGGTAATTGAATCTGATAAATCTTGAAAGATAACCAAGAGCTCTAACAGCGTTTGATTTTACCTGAATGAAAATCAAAACAACTCTTTTTACCAGACATACAAGCATCTTTAATTAGTTTACTTGTTTCACCAGCTTTGATCAGTTTACTTGTTTCACAATGAACATCGATCTCCAATTATCTCTGTATTCCTTGTGGCTAAAACTGACAATCTGGTATGGATGCTGGCGAACAAACATAAACAAAATACATAAATTGGCTAAAGCAATCTtactttttcactatctttggcCAGACGCAAAGCAACTTCAACCAAAAGAGAGATGCTTGATTTGTTCAGTACACCTACACTTGACAAAAGATAATAAATGCATAAGCATGCTTTATTGGCATATACACTGGCACTGTAACCATCAACATGAAATATATACCTGCATAGGGATCTGTATGCACTTCCAATGCTCTAAAACGAATACAAGAACAGAGATTTGCCAAAGCCCATGCAGCGGTGACACGAACCTAAATATTAACATTTACAGGTAAGTATAACTGAGAGAGAGGGAAAGGGAGGGAAGAAAGGAAGGAGGGAGATCATACTGGAGTTGATGAATTATGTGTATTGAACTCAATGGCATCTATGAACTTGCCTGGTAGGCTAGAACTGCATGAGGAAACAGTGCATCACGCACTAttaagtaacttcacaaaaatacTTTGAGTTTAGCATTTTTTTTAGGAGAGGCTGCAATGCAATCACAGTTGTGAAAATTACCTTGACAATATCTGAGGAAAACATGCAACAATGCCAATAGCTCGACACGCAGCTGATCTTACACTAGGAACCGTATCATTTAATGCCGCATGAACCTAGACAAGAACATTTCAATACGAATATACAATGTTTCTGAAAAGGGTAAGAAAACACAATGGGATATAGAAATAGACTAATGAGATTCCTGACTTACAGATGAGGAGGTCACATAGTCTCTCTTATTTTCTGGCAGGGAGAAGAATACATCAGAAGTCATGCCAGCAAAGCATGTGAGGGATGCTGTCCTGACCTAGAAATAAACAGATACTTTATTCAGTCCAGGGAAAACATAAACAAATAGGTCCTAGTGCACATCTCGCTATCTAAGAAGTCAATCAATCCTAAGCTTGATtaaaaggggcgtacccagtgcagagagcttgaCCAAATCCTAAGCTTgattaagtttataaaaaaatagtatcaacatttatgTTTACAAATAGGtttatatgaaaatatatttcatgattaatctaatgatacttattttgtatcaataatgttgtcttttttgtatagatttGGTCAAAATTGAAATTGGTCGATTGCTTGGAAAACAAGATGTGCACTCTTTTTGGGAAGTAGGGAGTATAAACAAgaatattttataaacaatagcATATGCACGATGTTCATTCAACACTTTGATGATTATAAATTAGTTGCCTTCTTTAGGTTAAGTGGCAGCCATTTGTTGCCATTCTGCTTCATTAAGTTAGGAACATAGCATCAATAACTTAGACTATTGATAGACAATGAAATCTCATGGGTGTTTTACTGCAAATAACATAAGAAAATGCAGAATACAGGTTCTAGAGTGGTAAAATACCATAGCAGAGCCATGGGATAATCCCTGAGGAAGATGAGTCTCTATCACCTCGATCCAACGGCTAGTTCCAAGTGTTATGTCCAAAGTGCAATTCTGTGATGATCCAGCAGCTTCCATTTCGAAGTGAGGTGCAGACTTAATAGTTTTATTTATGGTACAATCAGAAATTTGCTGAATATCCAGCAATCTGCATTCTTTGATGTCATCTGCTCCTTTGAATCCAGATGAAACACGCAGACATTCATCCATTACCTGAAAAGGAGGGGGGAAATCTTAACTATAAGTGTATAAATGATAAAAAGGTTATTTACAGTACATCCATCACTAAAAGGAAATGGTCTACTCACACTACTGACTCAATATCTATGTCAATAATAGCATACCAATACATAAAAAATGGAAAAGGATAAAGCATCAGTACATGCTGCATAAAGCAATCAAGTTCATAAGAACATGAGCATAAAAACAATACAAGCATAGACACAATGCAAACAATGGAAGTCTAATGTTGGATGAAAAAGCTTATGTATACATACAACTTTGCGTGTTATATCATATGCAGATTAATACAACTTAAAGGTTGATAGTAGCGCGACATCCATAGTTTATCGTGCTTTTCTGAAGGAGTTAGGGTTGAAGTTCAGAAATGCACAGCTGCCACAAAATGTGATAAAGCACAAAAGTACAGATTGTTAAGCAATATCACAGAAAACATTACCTTTATTCCAGCCACAAGACATCTTTCCTTGATTGATGATTCTTCTTTAGGTCCAGGAGGTCCAAAGTTAGCATCATACTTTTGGTCCTCAAAGCTTTGTATTTGCAACAAATTAAGAACGTTGTCTCGAAGTTTTTCCCAAATCATGTTTGCACAGCTTGGGTAGTTGTGAACCGCTGATCTCAGCACCTGAGCACACATAAAAGGTGGATGAATTATGGACAAGAATGTCGACTTGTATGCAAAGACAACTAATATACATATGGAAAAAAGCATTTTTGTAATTTGCGATAAGCCCTACAAGGATGCGGGTGCACAGCAATTTATTCCTATGGCTACATGCATAGGAAATTTATGTTACGATATCTCAATTGGTGGTCCATATGTTCTTATTCATCATGCCTGGACTTGTATCTTCAGTTGATGCAACAGGTGGTTGTCGAATGAAACATCATTTAAATTGTACAAACATGGAAAGGACAGAATGTtacttttatttaaaaaaaaggaTGAAGCTCAACTTTCCTGAAAGCccattaaaataaaaaatacaaaCAAGATAACCAGCATACAACTTAGAAGGATGATACAATAGTTTTCAACAGCGCCAGTGGTTATAATAATAAGACCATAATATAGGAAAAGCTTAACAAGGGGGCCCGGAGTAGAGGGGAGGGAGCAAGCGACACTTAGCAATGGAAATACATGATATGTCAACAGTCAAGTCTGTCAGACAGTTACTGGACAAACAAATGCAAAAGCAATCTGTAAGATTCACTGGATCAGAATGACAACTTGCCTGGAAAGCTCCATGTCTAACACTGTAATACATTTCCTCCTCTATACAATGAAGAAGAATAGCTATAACATTTGATTCTTCCTGATCATGTGATGGTCCTGAAAAGCCCATATTGATACAAAATGTGATAGCTTAGTACTTTTCAAATTCAAACCCTTTTGAATAAGAACAGCTTTGCTTGCCTTTTAAAAAGACAATACAGTAGATTTGTGCAGTATAAATGATGAAAAATGAGAAAAACAAGGAACAATATTATTTTAAATTCAGGATTATAAGGCCTAACCAACACAGCAATCCTCAGTGAGAACCACGAAGACATCCAAAGTTGGTGGCACTTTTGAAAATGCTGTCTCCAAGCAACTTAGAACATTAACCTGTTGTGCACTCATGTAAGGAACAGGGCACCCAAGACCACTGGCTCTTCAATAAAGGaattaaccaaaaaaaaaaactaaccagCAAGGCATAATGTTCAGTCTTGTTCGAGTGCTTGTCCAGTATTCTACTGCACAATACTTTAATGACTGTTGGCAACAACTCCTTTGGCATCCGAGTGTACCTGTTCGTCCAACATATTACTAATTATACAAAATCGAGTAGAAAAAATTGAAAACAGGTGTGTCAAGATCATACGGTGtagcagatatcaaaagaatgaGAACTCTGAACAATGCCGCAAGCAAAGTAGCTTGAGTTTCACGCTGTATCAAGTATAGTGCTCCTGCAAATCAGAGGGAGCCAAAAATGTAAAATGCAAAACTTGAACAGATCTCTTACAAAGTGGAGGGATCTAGTTAATTGATCACAGATGGATAGAAGAAATGGCTGAACAAAAATATTCAAGTTCCACCAAAATAAAGGGACAAAATGCTGGGATTTTAGTGCTCAGCTGCAGAAATGAGGCTATGGATAACTTAAGTACTTAAATAAGTTAatagtggtagtgatagtgatatgAAAGATCTGTTCTAGAGCGCTTTTTGGTGTGAGAGCTCATATTTTTTTTAAAGTGGATAACATAAGTATCTGGAACTTGTGGGCCCAAAAAGACATCTAATCTGGTGTGGCCCATTGTTCCTAGTCATAACAAAAGTTTCAGCTCAGCTGAGTACACCGTCACT encodes:
- the LOC136476439 gene encoding uncharacterized protein isoform X2; this translates as MMASASSSGGGSRPWRTALLTLRDESLASPSPTALLELLRRVLLSPASASPSLAASAAALSPHEVGSDVAFLADTAAAAASCPGADDALRGVCHLIYDVMCKTNMEIDSSGWLALLKFLDTLIKCSIEGACVKGLSSRTAALNTTSECLHILRFWSRDYGRSVSLTESSHSLTVLVSIVSYLQAELNISDKPANATGISSHNSGSVNSKNSNIWDMKISAFSMVEDILSKVASNMTENLWQSVIEVLRKVMDFVTARNLVIESSVMSRFYTSFLRCLHLVLADPKGPLSGHVAGFVANLQIFFIYGLRSSSPPTLARKETRTDSKPRASHGRYRPPHLRNKDGGENDSLEGRNSDSEYSRYDISSSDSDLSDSDGYAKSGDRFRSSKARLAAILCIQDICHADPKVLTSQWPVLLPENDVLQQRKYQATLMTCLLFDPITKVRVEAASTIATMLEGQALVLTQVAEYKESSKRGSFTTLSSSLGQILMQLHTGALYLIQRETQATLLAALFRVLILLISATPYTRMPKELLPTVIKVLCSRILDKHSNKTEHYALLVNVLSCLETAFSKVPPTLDVFVVLTEDCCVGPSHDQEESNVIAILLHCIEEEMYYSVRHGAFQVLRSAVHNYPSCANMIWEKLRDNVLNLLQIQSFEDQKYDANFGPPGPKEESSIKERCLVAGIKVMDECLRVSSGFKGADDIKECRLLDIQQISDCTINKTIKSAPHFEMEAAGSSQNCTLDITLGTSRWIEVIETHLPQGLSHGSAMVRTASLTCFAGMTSDVFFSLPENKRDYVTSSSVHAALNDTVPSVRSAACRAIGIVACFPQILSSSSLPGKFIDAIEFNTHNSSTPVRVTAAWALANLCSCIRFRALEVHTDPYAGVLNKSSISLLVEVALRLAKDSEKVKSNAVRALGYLSRFIRFNYQAGTINDPSDSVFCGDPVWLERMVQALVSCVTTGNVKVQWNVCHALSNLFMNDTLRLQDMPWSSSVYSILLLLIRDSNNYKIKMHAAVALAVPVSRLDYGSSFPDVVRGLVHALESLNSNNSSLPPNFKQKDNLEKQLAFTALHLLSFVSPNDDPSLKDFLTKKALFLEDWLKSLCTSFNNNEHRPWPTEAINDEDGFRPNVTQKVMLSSALQSLLGIYTGRNQQAITQRFEQLARSIA
- the LOC136476439 gene encoding uncharacterized protein isoform X4, whose product is MMASASSSGGGSRPWRTALLTLRDESLASPSPTALLELLRRVLLSPASASPSLAASAAALSPHEVGSDVAFLADTAAAAASCPGADDALRGVCHLIYDVMCKTNMEIDSSGWLALLKFLDTLIKCSIEGACVKGLSSRTAALNTTSECLHILRFWSRDYGRSVSLTESSHSLTVLVSIVSYLQAELNISDKPANATGISSHNSGSVNSKNSNIWDMKISAFSMVEDILSKVASNMTENLWQSVIEVLRKVMDFVTARNLVIESSVMSRFYTSFLRCLHLVLADPKGPLSGHVAGFVANLQIFFIYGLRSSSPPTLARKETRTDSKPRASHGRYRPPHLRNKDGGENDSLEGRNSDSEYSRYDISSSDSDLSDSDGYAKSGDRFRSSKARLAAILCIQDICHADPKVLTSQWPVLLPENDVLQQRKYQATLMTCLLFDPITKVRVEAASTIATMLEGQALVLTQVAEYKESSKRGSFTTLSSSLGQILMQLHTGALYLIQRETQATLLAALFRVLILLISATPYTRMPKELLPTVIKVLCSRILDKHSNKTEHYALLVNVLSCLETAFSKVPPTLDVFVVLTEDCCVGPSHDQEESNVIAILLHCIEEEMYYSVRHGAFQVLRSAVHNYPSCANMIWEKLRDNVLNLLQIQSFEDQKYDANFGPPGPKEESSIKERCLVAGIKVMDECLRVSSGFKGADDIKECRLLDIQQISDCTINKTIKSAPHFEMEAAGSSQNCTLDITLGTSRWIEVIETHLPQGLSHGSAMVRTASLTCFAGMTSDVFFSLPENKRDYVTSSSVHAALNDTVPSVRSAACRAIGIVACFPQILSSSSLPGKFIDAIEFNTHNSSTPVRVTAAWALANLCSCIRFRALEVHTDPYAGVLNKSSISLLVEVALRLAKDSEKVKSNAVRALGYLSRFIRFNYQAGTINDPSNSDSVFCGDPVWLERMVQALVSCVTTGNVKVQWNVCHALSNLFMNDTLRLQDMPWSSSVYSILLLLIRDSNNYKIKMHAAVALAVPVSRLDYGSSFPDVVRGLVHALESLNSNNSSLPPNFKQKDNLEKQLAFTALHLLSFVSPNDDPSLKDFLTKVKM
- the LOC136476439 gene encoding uncharacterized protein isoform X3, which produces MMASASSSGGGSRPWRTALLTLRDESLASPSPTALLELLRRVLLSPASASPSLAASAAALSPHEVGSDVAFLADTAAAAASCPGADDALRGVCHLIYDVMCKTNMEIDSSGWLALLKFLDTLIKCSIEGACVKGLSSRTAALNTTSECLHILRFWSRDYGRSVSLTESSHSLTVLVSIVSYLQAELNISDKPANATGISSHNSGSVNSKNSNIWDMKISAFSMVEDILSKVASNMTENLWQSVIEVLRKVMDFVTARNLVIESSVMSRFYTSFLRCLHLVLADPKGPLSGHVAGFVANLQIFFIYGLRSSSPPTLARKETRTDSKPRASHGRYRPPHLRNKDGGENDSLEGRNSDSEYSRYDISSSDSDLSDSDGYAKSGDRFRSSKARLAAILCIQDICHADPKVLTSQWPVLLPENDVLQQRKYQATLMTCLLFDPITKVRVEAASTIATMLEGQALVLTQVAEYKESSKRGSFTTLSSSLGQILMQLHTGALYLIQRETQATLLAALFRVLILLISATPYTRMPKELLPTVIKVLCSRILDKHSNKTEHYALLVNVLSCLETAFSKVPPTLDVFVVLTEDCCVGPSHDQEESNVIAILLHCIEEEMYYSVRHGAFQVLRSAVHNYPSCANMIWEKLRDNVLNLLQIQSFEDQKYDANFGPPGPKEESSIKERCLVAGIKVMDECLRVSSGFKGADDIKECRLLDIQQISDCTINKTIKSAPHFEMEAAGSSQNCTLDITLGTSRWIEVRTASLTCFAGMTSDVFFSLPENKRDYVTSSSVHAALNDTVPSVRSAACRAIGIVACFPQILSSSSLPGKFIDAIEFNTHNSSTPVRVTAAWALANLCSCIRFRALEVHTDPYAGVLNKSSISLLVEVALRLAKDSEKVKSNAVRALGYLSRFIRFNYQAGTINDPSNSDSVFCGDPVWLERMVQALVSCVTTGNVKVQWNVCHALSNLFMNDTLRLQDMPWSSSVYSILLLLIRDSNNYKIKMHAAVALAVPVSRLDYGSSFPDVVRGLVHALESLNSNNSSLPPNFKQKDNLEKQLAFTALHLLSFVSPNDDPSLKDFLTKKALFLEDWLKSLCTSFNNNEHRPWPTEAINDEDGFRPNVTQKVMLSSALQSLLGIYTGRNQQAITQRFEQLARSIA
- the LOC136476439 gene encoding uncharacterized protein isoform X1; the encoded protein is MMASASSSGGGSRPWRTALLTLRDESLASPSPTALLELLRRVLLSPASASPSLAASAAALSPHEVGSDVAFLADTAAAAASCPGADDALRGVCHLIYDVMCKTNMEIDSSGWLALLKFLDTLIKCSIEGACVKGLSSRTAALNTTSECLHILRFWSRDYGRSVSLTESSHSLTVLVSIVSYLQAELNISDKPANATGISSHNSGSVNSKNSNIWDMKISAFSMVEDILSKVASNMTENLWQSVIEVLRKVMDFVTARNLVIESSVMSRFYTSFLRCLHLVLADPKGPLSGHVAGFVANLQIFFIYGLRSSSPPTLARKETRTDSKPRASHGRYRPPHLRNKDGGENDSLEGRNSDSEYSRYDISSSDSDLSDSDGYAKSGDRFRSSKARLAAILCIQDICHADPKVLTSQWPVLLPENDVLQQRKYQATLMTCLLFDPITKVRVEAASTIATMLEGQALVLTQVAEYKESSKRGSFTTLSSSLGQILMQLHTGALYLIQRETQATLLAALFRVLILLISATPYTRMPKELLPTVIKVLCSRILDKHSNKTEHYALLVNVLSCLETAFSKVPPTLDVFVVLTEDCCVGPSHDQEESNVIAILLHCIEEEMYYSVRHGAFQVLRSAVHNYPSCANMIWEKLRDNVLNLLQIQSFEDQKYDANFGPPGPKEESSIKERCLVAGIKVMDECLRVSSGFKGADDIKECRLLDIQQISDCTINKTIKSAPHFEMEAAGSSQNCTLDITLGTSRWIEVIETHLPQGLSHGSAMVRTASLTCFAGMTSDVFFSLPENKRDYVTSSSVHAALNDTVPSVRSAACRAIGIVACFPQILSSSSLPGKFIDAIEFNTHNSSTPVRVTAAWALANLCSCIRFRALEVHTDPYAGVLNKSSISLLVEVALRLAKDSEKVKSNAVRALGYLSRFIRFNYQAGTINDPSNSDSVFCGDPVWLERMVQALVSCVTTGNVKVQWNVCHALSNLFMNDTLRLQDMPWSSSVYSILLLLIRDSNNYKIKMHAAVALAVPVSRLDYGSSFPDVVRGLVHALESLNSNNSSLPPNFKQKDNLEKQLAFTALHLLSFVSPNDDPSLKDFLTKKALFLEDWLKSLCTSFNNNEHRPWPTEAINDEDGFRPNVTQKVMLSSALQSLLGIYTGRNQQAITQRFEQLARSIA